Proteins encoded within one genomic window of bacterium:
- a CDS encoding YdeI/OmpD-associated family protein: protein MTQKELAGGVVHNMPEDLHKALMSATTAREIWEDITPLARNEWICWVTSGKKEETRSIRIEKALSKLKGGMRRPCCWAGCPHR from the coding sequence ATGACCCAAAAAGAGCTCGCCGGCGGCGTGGTGCATAACATGCCGGAAGATCTCCATAAAGCCCTTATGTCAGCCACTACGGCGCGAGAAATATGGGAAGATATTACGCCGCTCGCGCGCAATGAGTGGATTTGCTGGGTTACATCCGGTAAAAAAGAGGAGACGAGGAGCATCCGTATCGAAAAGGCGCTCTCGAAGCTTAAAGGTGGGATGCGCCGGCCGTGTTGTTGGGCCGGTTGCCCTCATCGTTGA